In Sebastes fasciatus isolate fSebFas1 chromosome 15, fSebFas1.pri, whole genome shotgun sequence, a genomic segment contains:
- the egln3 gene encoding prolyl hydroxylase EGLN3: MPLMEQVSDSDLESLALDRVVPALLAHGFCYVDGFLGDLAGDAVLEQVKEMHRSGELQDGRLAGSGPGVHRRNIRGDQISWLSGSERGGEAVRYLLHRIDHIITLCGARLGGNNIRDRSKAMVACYPGNGTGYVKHVDNPNSDGRRITCTYYLNKNWSAKEHGGVLRIFPEGKSYVADIKPLFDRLLFFWSDRRNPHEVQPSYGTRYAITVWYFDSEERAEAKRRFRDLTARQQSSSSS; the protein is encoded by the exons ATGCCGTTGATGGAGCAGGTGTCGGACTCGGACCTGGAGTCTCTGGCGTTGGACCGGGTGGTTCCGGCTCTGCTGGCTCACGGGTTCTGCTACGTGGACGGGTTCCTGGGTGATCTGGCCGGAGACGCGGTTCTGGAGCAGGTGAAGGAGATGCACCGGTCCGGAGAGCTGCAGGACGGCCGGCTGGCGGGCTCCGGACCGGGCGTCCACCGGAGGAACATCCGCGGGGACCAGATCAGCTGGCTGAGTggatcagagagaggaggagaggcggtCCGGTACCTGCTGCACCGCATCGACCACATCATCACACTCTGCGGGGCGAGGCTGGGAGGGAACAACATCAGGGACCGGTCCAAG gCCATGGTGGCTTGTTACCCGGGAAACGGGACGGGTTACGTCAAACACGTGGACAACCCGAACAGCGACGGGCGCCGCATCACCTGCACCTACTACCTCAACAAGAACTGGAGCGCCAAG GAGCACGGCGGCGTCCTCAGGATCTTTCCGGAGGGGAAATCCTACGTGGCCGACATCAAACCGCTGTTCGACCGGCTGCTCTTCTTCTGGTCCGACCGCAGGAACCCACACGAGGTGCAGCCCTCCTACGGCACCAG GTACGCCATCACAGTCTGGTACTTCGACTCTGAGGAGAGAGCCGAGGCTAAGAGGCGCTTCAGGGACTTGACag CTcggcagcagagcagcagctccagtTGA